A window of the Microplitis mediator isolate UGA2020A chromosome 5, iyMicMedi2.1, whole genome shotgun sequence genome harbors these coding sequences:
- the LOC130667496 gene encoding 2-oxoglutarate dehydrogenase complex component E1 isoform X8, with protein sequence MMQYTHIMQPAKGHLNLFYDNTCLIRGHHIAKLDPLGINSADLDDKHPQELLYSYYSFEETDMDRVFKLPSTTFIGGKDKSLPLREILKRLETAYCRHIGVEFMFINSLEQCNWIRQKMETPGIMEINNDEKRLILARLTRATGFEAFLARKWSSEKRFGLEGCEILIPAMKQVIDKSTELGVESIVMGMPHRGRLNVLANVCRKPLNQIFTQFAALEAADDGSGDVKYHLGTYIERLNRVTNKNIRLAVVANPSHLEAVDPVVQGKTRAEQFYRGDGEGKKVMSILLHGDAAFCGQGVVFETMHLSDLPDYTTHGTIHIVVNNQIGFTTDPRHSRSSPYCTDVARVVNAPIFHVNSDDPEAVMHVCKVAAEWRSTFHKDVVIDIVCYRRNGHNEIDEPMFTQPLMYRKIKNTPPGLDIYSKKLIDEGVVTPEEVKDVKEKYEKICEEAYSNARQETHIKYKDWLDSPWSGFFEGKDPLKVSPTGIKEDTLIHIGKKASSPPPNAAEFVIHKGIERILKARMEMIESRQVDWALGECMAFGSLLKEGIHVRLSGQDVERGTFSHRHHVLHHQTVDKATYRPLCYLYPDQAPYTVCNSSLSEFGVLGFELGYSMTNPNALVCWEAQFGDFNNTAQCIIDQFISSGQAKWVRQSGIVMLLPHGLEGMGPEHSSARLERFLQMSADDPDYFPPESEEFAVRQLHDINWIVVNCSTPANYFHVLRRQIALPFRKPLIIMTPKSLLRHPEARSSFDVMTEDTHFLRIIPEDGAAAKNPSSVKRVLFCSGKVFYDLKKARSERGLDDKVAITRVEQISPFPYDLVKQEAAKYPNAELVWAQEEAKNQGAWTYVQPRFSTALNDTRDISSGSSSESSGGWLSGLFSSSKTSTVSKSITENQRQKPTESKSRCVRYVGRATAASPATGSKMQHLKELKQLFDDSFNL encoded by the exons ATGATGCAGTACACACACATTATGCAGCCCGCAAAGGGGCACCTGAACTTGTTCTACGACAATACATGCTTG ATCCGAGGCCATCATATCGCCAAATTGGATCCACTTGGAATCAACAGTGCTGATCTTGATGATAAACATCCCCAAGAGTTACTGTACTCTTATTATTCATTTG aggAAACAGATATGGACCGTGTATTTAAACTTCCATCAACAACATTTATCGGGGGTAAAGATAAATCTTTGCCACTTCGTGAAATATTGAAACGTCTTGAGACTGCATACTGTCGGCATATAGGTGTAGAATTCATGTTCATTAATTCATTGGAACAGTGCAACTGGATTCGTCAAAAAATGGAGACTCCAGGAATTAtggaaattaataatgatgaaAAACGTTTGATTTTAGCTCGTCTTACTCGTGCAACTGG ttTTGAAGCTTTCTTAGCACGTAAATGGTCATCAGAGAAAAGATTCGGTTTAGAAGGTTGCGAAATTCTTATCCCTGCAATGAAACAAGTTATCGATAAATCAACTGAATTGGGAGTTGAGTCAATCGTGATGGGAATGCCGCATCGTGGTCGTTTGAATGTATTAGCAAACGTTTGTCGTAAACCTCTTAATCAAATATTCACTCAATTTGCTGCATTAGAAGCAGCCGATGAc GGTTCCGGTGATGTCAAGTACCATCTGGGAACTTACATTGAACGTTTAAATCGTGTAACAAATAAGAACATCCGTCTAGCTGTTGTTGCTAATCCATCTCATTTGGAAGCTGTTGATCCTGTTGTCCAAGGAAAGACGCGTGCCGAGCAATTTTATCGCGGGGACGGAGAAGgcaaaaaa gtCATGTCTATACTTTTGCACGGTGACGCAGCTTTTTGTGGTCAAGGTGTTGTCTTTGAAACAATGCACTTGTCAGATTTACCAGACTACACAACACACGGTACAATCCATATTGTTGTGAATAATCAAATTGGTTTTACAACTGATCCACGACACTCGCGATCATCACCTTACTGTACTGATGTTGCTCGTGTTGTCAATGCTCCGATTTTCCATGTTAATTCGGATGATCCAGAAGCAGTAATGCACGTATGTAAAGTAGCAGCTGAATGGCGTTCAACATTCCACAAAGATGTTGTTATTGATATCGTATGTTACCGTCGTAACGGACATAATGAAATTGACGAACCCATGTTTACCCAACCACTTATGtaccgtaaaataaaaaatactccaCCTGGATTGGATATTTATTCAAAGAAGCTGATAGACGAAGGCGTCGTAACTCCAGAAGAAGTTAAGGatgttaaagaaaaatatgaaaaaatttgtgaagAAGCTTACAGTAATGCACGTCAAGAAACccatattaaatataaagattGGCTTGACTCTCCATGGTCTGGATTTTTCGAGGGTAAAGATCCACTAAAAGTATCTCCAACTGGAATTAAAGAAGACACTCTTATCCACATTGGTAAAAAAGCATCATCACCACCACCAAATGCCGCAGAATTTGTTATCCACAAAGGTATCGAGCGAATTCTTAAAGCGCGTATGGAGATGATTGAATCAAGACAAGTCGACTGGGCTCTAGGTGAATGTATGGCATTTGGTTCATTGTTGAAAGAAGGTATTCACGTGAGATTGTCTGGTCAAGATGTAGAAAGAGGTACTTTCTCTCATCGGCATCATGTACTCCATCATCAAACTGTGGACAAAGCTACTTACCGTCCTCTTTGTTATTTGTATCCTGATCAAGCACCTTACACGGTCTGCAACAGTTCGTTATCTGAATTTGGAGTACTTGGATTTGAATTGGGTTACTCAATGACCAATCCAAATGCTCTTGTTTGCTGGGAAGCACAATTTGGTGACTTCAATAACACTGCTCAGTGTATTATTGATCAATTTATCAGCAGTGGTCAAGCTAAATGGGTACGTCAATCCGGTATTGTTATGCTTCTACCTCATGGTCTTGAAGGGATGGGACCTGAACACTCGAGTGCACGTCTTGAACGTTTCTTACAAATGTCTGCTGATGATCCTGATTACTTTCCACCTGAAAGTGAAGAATTTGCTGTCCGACAACTTCATGATATCAATTGGATCGTTGTTAATTGTAGTACTCCAGCAAACTATTTCCATGTTTTACGGCGACAGATTGCTTTACCTTTCCGTAAACCATTGATTATTATGACTCCTAAATCGCTGCTACGTCATCCTGAGGCACGATCCAGCTTTGATGTAATGACAGAAGATACTCACTTTTTGAGAATTATCCCAGAGGATGGTGCTGCTGCTAAGAATCCTAGCAGTGTTAAGAGAGTATTATTCTGCTCTGGTAAAGTCTTCTATGACCTTAAAAAAGCACGATCGGAGCGAGGATTGGATGATAAAGTTGCTATCACCAGGGTAGAACAG aTATCGCCATTCCCATACGACCTTGTGAAACAAGAAGCAGCTAAGTATCCAAATGCTGAACTTGTTTGGGCACAAGAAGAAGCTAAAAATCAAGGAGCTTGGACTTACGTTCAACCAAGATTTTCCACAGCTCTTAATGACACGCGTGACATTTc
- the LOC130667496 gene encoding 2-oxoglutarate dehydrogenase complex component E1 isoform X7 produces the protein MMQYTHIMQPAKGHLNLFYDNTCLIRGHHIAKLDPLGINSADLDDKHPQELLYSYYSFGKNPRTTYSQDLQYRVAALMKKETDMDRVFKLPSTTFIGGKDKSLPLREILKRLETAYCRHIGVEFMFINSLEQCNWIRQKMETPGIMEINNDEKRLILARLTRATGFEAFLARKWSSEKRFGLEGCEILIPAMKQVIDKSTELGVESIVMGMPHRGRLNVLANVCRKPLNQIFTQFAALEAADDGSGDVKYHLGTYIERLNRVTNKNIRLAVVANPSHLEAVDPVVQGKTRAEQFYRGDGEGKKVMSILLHGDAAFCGQGVVFETMHLSDLPDYTTHGTIHIVVNNQIGFTTDPRHSRSSPYCTDVARVVNAPIFHVNSDDPEAVMHVCKVAAEWRSTFHKDVVIDIVCYRRNGHNEIDEPMFTQPLMYRKIKNTPPGLDIYSKKLIDEGVVTPEEVKDVKEKYEKICEEAYSNARQETHIKYKDWLDSPWSGFFEGKDPLKVSPTGIKEDTLIHIGKKASSPPPNAAEFVIHKGIERILKARMEMIESRQVDWALGECMAFGSLLKEGIHVRLSGQDVERGTFSHRHHVLHHQTVDKATYRPLCYLYPDQAPYTVCNSSLSEFGVLGFELGYSMTNPNALVCWEAQFGDFNNTAQCIIDQFISSGQAKWVRQSGIVMLLPHGLEGMGPEHSSARLERFLQMSADDPDYFPPESEEFAVRQLHDINWIVVNCSTPANYFHVLRRQIALPFRKPLIIMTPKSLLRHPEARSSFDVMTEDTHFLRIIPEDGAAAKNPSSVKRVLFCSGKVFYDLKKARSERGLDDKVAITRVEQISPFPYDLVKQEAAKYPNAELVWAQEEAKNQGAWTYVQPRFSTALNDTRDISSGSSSESSGGWLSGLFSSSKTSTVSKSITENQRQKPTESKSRCVRYVGRATAASPATGSKMQHLKELKQLFDDSFNL, from the exons ATGATGCAGTACACACACATTATGCAGCCCGCAAAGGGGCACCTGAACTTGTTCTACGACAATACATGCTTG ATCCGAGGCCATCATATCGCCAAATTGGATCCACTTGGAATCAACAGTGCTGATCTTGATGATAAACATCCCCAAGAGTTACTGTACTCTTATTATTCATTTG GAAAGAATCCTCGCACCACTTACTCTCAAGACCTACAATATCGAGTAGCTGCACTTATGAAAA aggAAACAGATATGGACCGTGTATTTAAACTTCCATCAACAACATTTATCGGGGGTAAAGATAAATCTTTGCCACTTCGTGAAATATTGAAACGTCTTGAGACTGCATACTGTCGGCATATAGGTGTAGAATTCATGTTCATTAATTCATTGGAACAGTGCAACTGGATTCGTCAAAAAATGGAGACTCCAGGAATTAtggaaattaataatgatgaaAAACGTTTGATTTTAGCTCGTCTTACTCGTGCAACTGG ttTTGAAGCTTTCTTAGCACGTAAATGGTCATCAGAGAAAAGATTCGGTTTAGAAGGTTGCGAAATTCTTATCCCTGCAATGAAACAAGTTATCGATAAATCAACTGAATTGGGAGTTGAGTCAATCGTGATGGGAATGCCGCATCGTGGTCGTTTGAATGTATTAGCAAACGTTTGTCGTAAACCTCTTAATCAAATATTCACTCAATTTGCTGCATTAGAAGCAGCCGATGAc GGTTCCGGTGATGTCAAGTACCATCTGGGAACTTACATTGAACGTTTAAATCGTGTAACAAATAAGAACATCCGTCTAGCTGTTGTTGCTAATCCATCTCATTTGGAAGCTGTTGATCCTGTTGTCCAAGGAAAGACGCGTGCCGAGCAATTTTATCGCGGGGACGGAGAAGgcaaaaaa gtCATGTCTATACTTTTGCACGGTGACGCAGCTTTTTGTGGTCAAGGTGTTGTCTTTGAAACAATGCACTTGTCAGATTTACCAGACTACACAACACACGGTACAATCCATATTGTTGTGAATAATCAAATTGGTTTTACAACTGATCCACGACACTCGCGATCATCACCTTACTGTACTGATGTTGCTCGTGTTGTCAATGCTCCGATTTTCCATGTTAATTCGGATGATCCAGAAGCAGTAATGCACGTATGTAAAGTAGCAGCTGAATGGCGTTCAACATTCCACAAAGATGTTGTTATTGATATCGTATGTTACCGTCGTAACGGACATAATGAAATTGACGAACCCATGTTTACCCAACCACTTATGtaccgtaaaataaaaaatactccaCCTGGATTGGATATTTATTCAAAGAAGCTGATAGACGAAGGCGTCGTAACTCCAGAAGAAGTTAAGGatgttaaagaaaaatatgaaaaaatttgtgaagAAGCTTACAGTAATGCACGTCAAGAAACccatattaaatataaagattGGCTTGACTCTCCATGGTCTGGATTTTTCGAGGGTAAAGATCCACTAAAAGTATCTCCAACTGGAATTAAAGAAGACACTCTTATCCACATTGGTAAAAAAGCATCATCACCACCACCAAATGCCGCAGAATTTGTTATCCACAAAGGTATCGAGCGAATTCTTAAAGCGCGTATGGAGATGATTGAATCAAGACAAGTCGACTGGGCTCTAGGTGAATGTATGGCATTTGGTTCATTGTTGAAAGAAGGTATTCACGTGAGATTGTCTGGTCAAGATGTAGAAAGAGGTACTTTCTCTCATCGGCATCATGTACTCCATCATCAAACTGTGGACAAAGCTACTTACCGTCCTCTTTGTTATTTGTATCCTGATCAAGCACCTTACACGGTCTGCAACAGTTCGTTATCTGAATTTGGAGTACTTGGATTTGAATTGGGTTACTCAATGACCAATCCAAATGCTCTTGTTTGCTGGGAAGCACAATTTGGTGACTTCAATAACACTGCTCAGTGTATTATTGATCAATTTATCAGCAGTGGTCAAGCTAAATGGGTACGTCAATCCGGTATTGTTATGCTTCTACCTCATGGTCTTGAAGGGATGGGACCTGAACACTCGAGTGCACGTCTTGAACGTTTCTTACAAATGTCTGCTGATGATCCTGATTACTTTCCACCTGAAAGTGAAGAATTTGCTGTCCGACAACTTCATGATATCAATTGGATCGTTGTTAATTGTAGTACTCCAGCAAACTATTTCCATGTTTTACGGCGACAGATTGCTTTACCTTTCCGTAAACCATTGATTATTATGACTCCTAAATCGCTGCTACGTCATCCTGAGGCACGATCCAGCTTTGATGTAATGACAGAAGATACTCACTTTTTGAGAATTATCCCAGAGGATGGTGCTGCTGCTAAGAATCCTAGCAGTGTTAAGAGAGTATTATTCTGCTCTGGTAAAGTCTTCTATGACCTTAAAAAAGCACGATCGGAGCGAGGATTGGATGATAAAGTTGCTATCACCAGGGTAGAACAG aTATCGCCATTCCCATACGACCTTGTGAAACAAGAAGCAGCTAAGTATCCAAATGCTGAACTTGTTTGGGCACAAGAAGAAGCTAAAAATCAAGGAGCTTGGACTTACGTTCAACCAAGATTTTCCACAGCTCTTAATGACACGCGTGACATTTc